Below is a genomic region from Rhodococcus sp. WMMA185.
ACGAGGCCGCCGACAAAGCCGCCGAGCTCGCGTTCGCAGCGAAGTAAGGGATCACAGAACAATGGCAATTTTCTTGACCAAGGACTCCAAGGTCATCGTCCAGGGCATCACCGGCGGCGAGGGCACCAAGCACACCGCTTTGATGCTGAAGTCCGGCACCCAGGTTGTCGGTGGTGTCAACGCGCGCAAGGCCGGCACCAAGGTCGCGCACACCGACAAGGACGGAAACCCGGTCGAGCTGCCGGTTTTCGCAACAGTCGAGGAGGCCATGAAGGAGACCGGCGCGGACGTGTCGATCGCCTTCGTTCCCCCGGCCTTCTCGAAGGACGCCATCGTCGAGGCCATCGATGCGGAGATCCCGCTGCTCGTGGTCATCACCGAAGGCATCCCGGTGCAGGACTCCGCGTATGCGTGGGCCTACAACGTCGACAAGGGCAACAAGACCCGCATCATCGGGCCCAACTGCCCCGGAATCATCACCCCGGGCGAGGCACTCGTCGGCATCACCCCGGCCAACATCACGGGCAAGGGTCCGGTCGGTTTGGTCTCCAAGTCGGGCACCCTGACCTACCAGATGATGTTCGAGCTGCGTGAGTTCGGTTTCTCCACCGCCATCGGTATCGGCGGTGACCCGGTCATCGGTACCACTCACATCGACGCGATCGAGG
It encodes:
- the sucD gene encoding succinate--CoA ligase subunit alpha yields the protein MAIFLTKDSKVIVQGITGGEGTKHTALMLKSGTQVVGGVNARKAGTKVAHTDKDGNPVELPVFATVEEAMKETGADVSIAFVPPAFSKDAIVEAIDAEIPLLVVITEGIPVQDSAYAWAYNVDKGNKTRIIGPNCPGIITPGEALVGITPANITGKGPVGLVSKSGTLTYQMMFELREFGFSTAIGIGGDPVIGTTHIDAIEAFEKDPETKVIVMIGEIGGDAEERAADYIKANVTKPVVGYVAGFTAPEGKTMGHAGAIVSGSSGTAQAKKDALEAAGVKVGKTPSETAELAREILQSLSVQA